From Vigna radiata var. radiata cultivar VC1973A unplaced genomic scaffold, Vradiata_ver6 scaffold_83, whole genome shotgun sequence:
ataaaaaggagagACTATACCAACTACTATAATTCAAAGACACTTCCCTGTCACAAatatcaaaggaaaaaaattttaacaacttttttttttcacaattttttaacaacgcACATGTGATAgtctgtgattggtccgtttcaaatatttttttaaacataaattcaaacagaccaatatgACACGTatcctgttgtaaaaaagttgttaaaatattaggATCCATTGTCAAACTCGCTTGCCCtaaaaaaagttgatttatgTACTTCTCGTCAAAATACAATGCATGTTTTCGTACAAACTTACTCGGTAGGAATAGAAGCCTGAGTATCAACTTCTGTGGTAGATGTGCTGAGATCATCTTCTGCTCTCCTTTCATTAGTTTGCCTGTCACTTCTTCTCCAGCAATTTTTTGAAAGATGTCCCCTCTTGCCACATACATTACAGGATAAGCTCCTGGCATTGATTTATGGCCTATTCCTCCAGATTCCTGGTGGCTTATAGTCAACGCTCCTCTGTCCACCACCTCTACTGCCCGGGTGAAATCCCATACTGTAAGAATGTTCACCCCCTCGTTGTACTCCACACCGAAATTCTTCCTCTACCTGTATACATTCCATTAACTTCCAGAAAGGTAAATATTCCTCACGCAATAACCTGATGCAGAAGTTCTTCCAGGATGGTGGAAGCTTTGAAATGATGACACTAACATGAAAGTTATCGTCAATGATTATTCCAGAAGCAGCAATAGAATCTGCAATGCCATTTAGGTCTCGGACTTGCTCAATCACTGTTTTTTCATCAACTATCTGAAATTCAATATACTTTTTCACTTGAGATCTCTTGGTTCCAAATTCCTCATACAGATAAACCATTTTTAGCTCTTCCCATAATTCCTTGCTGCTCATTTTTCTGTTCACATACTGGTTGAAAAGAGGATCAGATAAATGGCTCAAGATATTGCGGCAACACACTACATCATCATTTAACCATCTCCTTTCTGCAGCCTTGGCTGCAGCAATGTCTTCGGCCTTTGCACCTTCCCCTAATGCAGCATTCGGGCATGGTTCAATTAGTACATGTTCAATCTTTAATTGTTTCAATAGTGATTTCATCTGCTGAGCCCAGAAATGGAAATTCTTCCCATCAAAACGGACAACTTCAATAGGGACTATAGGCTCAAGTGGAGGAACAGGGACAACAGGCTCAAGAGGAGCAGCCGCGACAACCGATTTTGACCCATCTTCATGTTGCTTACCATTAACCTCCAATCtacatttaaatgtttttactgcagttaaaaaacaatttttaccaTACATTTATCTGCATCACTAAACACCTACCAACATGTTTTCCTTCCagaaaaaaagaacacaaaTTTCTCCAACTAAACTTACAATAAAGAATATCAGAAATTCATAGTTGGTAATATACCTAgagaatacaaaaaaaaataattctgagCATATGCACTCAGCAATTTCCACTGCATCACATTTCAATACCTATATGATCAATATCATTGGAAGTCATAACCTGTCATACTATCACATTGCTCACATGTCAGCATTGCATACTCACCTCATCCTTCCTTCCATCTTTAAGATAGCTTCTTCTATTGCAGGAACACTCTCCTTGAAGATTGACCATTGCTCAGAAGGTAAACTAATACCTAAAATCATATACAGGAAAGGGGACATGTTTAGTTTCAAAATTCAGATTAACCAAGTTCTCAGTGAGACAGAGTCACCAAGTTCTCAGCAGAACAGAGCCACATAAACTCAAGTAATGATCCTCTATAGCTAACTCAGACCTCAACTCAAATCCTCTAATTTATGCATGTAGCACCTagtaaaatacaaaaacaactAGGACTACAATAATAGTTTTGACTCATTAGATGACTTTAGTTACATTAATCAAGTGAAATCATCAGacattaaaatgtaaaatctcAAGGTCAGACATTGACCCTGAGactctttaatattatttcttctaATGTGATTTTTGGCCTCCTCTGCAAACTCTTCAAGAACAAGTGATGTACTCTCCTCATTTTGCCATAGTGGCTTTCTTTACGTCAATATCACCTAAAAGGAATACAGTGTTGGGTATATTGCTATTGGTATCTCTGTGCACTAAtaatgaacttaattgattatttggaaAAAGATATTCTAATGTTGTTCATACCTGTGATATTTTGCAAAATAAAAAGACTGTAGGAATAAACCCATCCTCTTAACCGAGTGGAATGTAGTTTCAATCCCTTATGTGAATTAGGTTCACGTCTATGATGTTGTCTTTCATTAATGATGCCTCTTAGTAGAGATTCTTTCTCTAAAGACTCataaaaactgatttttttttttgtcatttttttcaataatattcatACTAATATCTTACCCTAGGCTAGCAAGATAAAAACACAGTGGTTTTTACTAACCATGGCgaacatacaaacacaaaatttaaaattccagCAAAATTTACAGTGTGAAGAAGCATTATATAAAGCAGGGAATAGCAAATTCACATTAGCAAACAATAGATTATGTAATCACCTTTACAACCAGGAAGTAGTTTTCCATCTTTCATATAGAACTCCCTAATTGAGACTAGTGACGTCCCTCTGAATGCTTTCACGGATACGTTCCTCCTATTCGACAGCTAGAGcaatcaaacataaattaaataccATTCTTAAATTTGTACAAATTGGATTTCTGGTCTTCACCAATTACTCAGTCTTAAACCATAGGGTGCACCCTAACAAAAAGAAACAGacggtttagggttttattGAATATGGAGGAAGGAGAACTTACATGACAAATAATACGTTCAGGATCTTCCCTCTTCAGTTTCACCACCTCCGTCTCCTCATCGACACTGACtacattttccttcttctccgCCTTTCCATTGGCCATAATGGAGAGAAGATACGACTCAACTATGCTTCTAACAAAGTGTTTACTGATGGAGTCGGAGAGGTCGATACCGAGTCTCTCCGAGGCAGCGAGTCGTATGCCGAACTCGGTGGCTTCTTCCATGTTGGATTTGTTCAGTATGTCCAAGACTGtttcctctatttttctttgaatttctgattCCATAGcagtaaaagtaaaacaaattagaaaatcAATGTCTAACCATATTGGTGATTCAAGTCCCGTTATatcttgtgtgtgtgtgaggggaaggatgaatataaaaaattaataataatatcctaaaattaaaaaaattacattaaaagaaAGAGGTTCCACCGAGATTTGAACTCGGGTTACTGGATTCAGAGTCCAATGTCCTAACCACTAGACCATGGAACCTTTTGATCTAATCCATTTTGTGtatcttaaaaatatcataaatgtAGAAAAAGACCAATAGCATCGGTTACTGAATTTAGAGTCTTATGTCCTAACCACTAGACTATGGAATCTTGTATTCtagttatttttaacattttatatatttttaaattgtgtaattaaattaaataatatttgtaattgataaaattatattatacatgttgaatattttatctCAGTTTTAGGACAGGTTTGATGTTGCATAGTTTGTAATCATTGGCTTAAATATCATaactagagaaaaaaaatcaatttaaaataatttatattgttatataaaagaataatgtaagatcgagaaaaaatgaaataattttaaacaattatttttatataataaaagtaatagtgataaaataaaataatttttgtatgagTTTGGTATGTTAAGTGTATTATTTtggtaaataaaattaattatcattatatacatgatatatatatatatatatatatatatatatatatatatatatatatatatatatatatatatgtatgtatgtatgtattacttataaattacttgtttgtatataatattatattatagttacTTATAAGCTACGTgtttaaatatgatatattatattataattacttataagttgtgtgtttatatataatatattatattatagttacTTATAAGTTCCATgtttatgtataatatattatattatatgttaggTGTAAATGTGATACAATTCAAATGCCATGTTTTGTTAAAATGTTTCGGTTATTGTTTTGTTATGCACGGTTGAGGGTCATGGTTTGaggtttaattgtttgttttgcTTGGTAAGTGGGGTCCACGGATAAGTAGGTAAAATAGATAGATTTGTAAGACAAAGAGAAGGGAGTCTTCGTATGAATATTGATGGCAAAGAGTTGGTTTTTAAACAAGAACAGAAAACAGAAGGCATATATCTCCAAGGgttgatattaaaaataatctctTAGGATTTCTTCTAAGAAAGACACTTTCTATGGGGTGCAGCCTCCCCAATAGTAACATCCCCAATAGTAACAGAGGCGTACAAAAGTTTCCTTATATCAGATGAAGATTGACTTTCAAGTGCAGAGCTAGAAAGTTTGACTGcaagaaaaaacgaaaattagaaagaaaaagaagataaaaaacattttttaggaaaaaaatagaACTGAGAACAAGGCATAAAAAATGGGAGTACCATCGATGATGTTGTGAACTTTTTTTGGTgatcttgaaaacaaaaatcGTATAAAACCAGATAAGGAGAGTGACTAGAATTACTTTGTGTGTGTAAGGTTTGAcattgtatgatattttttattatatgttgtaaTATGTATGGTTGTTGGTGTGCATGGTAAATTTggagtgatgatgatgatgggtgaCGTGAAAGtgggagagagaagaagagtTAAGTGTGATGCGGGAAAGATATTATCTTCGGCCGTGTGATGCAGGAAGATGATAGTTTGGTATGATGACTCTTTCGGCCGTGTGACGCTGGAAGATGATGGTTTGATAGTGATGGCTCTTTCgaccgtgtgatgcgggaaaaAGATTTTCTTCGACCGTGTGATGTGGAAAGGTGATGGTTTGATAGTCATGACTCTTTTGACCGTGTGATGCGAGGAAGAGATTTTCTTCGActgtgtgatgcgggaagaggaTGATTTAGTAGGGGTGAATCTTCATCTGGGTGATGCGGGAAAGAGGTTATATTTTGTCGTATGATACGAGAAGAGGGTGTCATGTGAATTGTAATGAATTGGTTATGGTCATTGGGTGGTGTGGTAATGTATAGGAAATAAACCATTAGGTTGTGATGTTATtgttgtgatgttaatgttgtgatgatatatgtttatgatttggtTATATTTGTAGTTATTATGATTATTGTATATTGTGTGATAAGATAATTATGGTTGCTTACCCTGAAATATTGTTGTTGTGGTTttcacctacgatgatcgtattTGTATGGTGTAGATGATTTGTAATAAGATCAGGTCTAAGTAGCTAACGAGAGTTGAGATGTTATATTCgggaatttattatttattttatattatttaaaagttttcaaatttgatatttttttatgtaaaagtgatattctcatattaatcaaataaattttattatctttgataaatattttatagaaagattttgaaaaaaaattgcagcATAATATCTAAAGAAATCGGGATATTACAAATACCTtcttttagtattattttaattcaatatttttatcttttattttttaataaaacaaatcattaaatcattttttacttaaaaattacaataaaattattttttcttaactaCAAATAACCattgtatgtatttttttaatattgtttttattaaattatattttaatatttttaagagtatttttacaaaattatatacatttaaaactATACTAACAACAATGGACGtgttttattaatgaataataaatttcattctcttccacaaagaaaattatttttaaatattctaattttataaatatttttaagttaaaattattattttattaatattactttttaattatcatttctttaaatttaactataatttttatttgatcaaatttaatcattttttattataaaattactcataaaaataaataaataattgcttacaataaaattacaaaaattatttcaattatataataattataatgacaattttattattatacaaaatatgAATGCATGTATTTTcattagtataatataaaaacaagtattTATAGCTTGCATAGTATGTTGTTTAAaagtagagttgtcaaaacggataaTCCGACTCGACCCAAtccgactcaccacgggttgatcacttagtgagccaatccaactcggctcatttattaatgaattgaaaaaatttaaacctgacccgacccaccacgtgTTGGTAGTTAAATAGGTTGGTTCATTGGTTCATTTAACCTTTTTTCACCCTCTTCTTTTGAGATTCTCATAACATGTTAATCGGTCAAATTGAAACAGTAATAATTAgaccaattgatataaaagaaaatgaatcaaaagaactttattgttatatattctaAGCTACCAAACATAAAACTTTGCCAATTTAGTGTAATGAGACATACACAACCGTTTGACCAAGAAACTATTTATAGCcgttaacaaaaatatacacTAGAGACGAAACTTTTAGATAGACACAAGCATAGTGCAGCACGAAAAGCTCTATTACGAAGTAAAGGTTATGCGTTTTgaataatcatttaattaatttgatttcaataaaaaaatagaatttgaataattaatttaattaatttgatttcaataaaaaaaatagataggTTGGTGAGTCAAACCAGCTCACCACAGGTTTAATTCAGATGAACCAGGTTTTTAATGAACCGGATCAAAATTGACTCgcataaaatttttacattattttccaatttaaCCCGGTTTAAACTCGTCATGAGCCAAGTTAACTCACATATCTTAACTCATTTTGACAATACTATTTAAAAGTAAAGGCAATACATATATTCGAAaagtaaattttgatatattatgaaTTCACTGTTGTATAATGTTAGTATGAATTggattttcaaatatttaaatgattatctagaatattttattgtacTAGTTTAAAGTTAGAATATTTCTGAAAAAcgtcattttgaaaattaaaaaaatattagtttaaattaattaactttttactttatatcttaataaaatttatatatttattattatgtttaatccAGATGAAAAAATTTTGAACTATGTATAGtgctataaaaaataatattattatcattcattaaagaaattagaaaagaatttagttataattttatgtgGTATCAAAATACTTTGTAtgcacaaatattaaaaaataaaattacataatgtattttttaaaataatgaattgaataataaaaatatcatttattttataaagaaaaaaaaattagaagtgtGTAAATAAAATCTTCAGCCAACTGGTGAAATTAGGAATAAGAAAGTCACGAGAATCTTGGAGcatgaaaacaataattttaagaagACGGTGACATAGACTTTACTATTTAGTCCTTGATTGAGTGagagatataatattttattttgtagatttATTTTGAGATGGTAGGTGAATGAATCATGGATGGCCCATGTTCTGAAATGTCCATAAAATGCAAATCAGCTTTGGATAAGAGTTGGATagcaatattaaataaaaggtaAATTGGAATAGATGACAAGTATCTCGGACTTGAttgctaataaataaaatgtctCAGAAAAagaaatgctttttttttatctgcttatctcttaataaataaaacataaactgatatataatatcaataatgtGTCTACTTAACATAAAGTAATAATTACGTTTTcagaaaatatttgtatttattaatctaagaaaaaattatgtataaattttattttataaaaatatttgtgatgACAGGTTAAGAATGAAATCTAAATAAGTACAGGTCTAGTATATTGACATAACACAGGAGAGATTGTAATAAATACTAATCATACAGAGCTAAATAGGGTTAATctttaaataacaatatataatacattttaacCTTTAGATTAAGAGAATAATCATGGAAGATTCGCAATGCATATGGGTTTGacttatatctatttttatatcTGTAGCAAAACAGTAACATTAGGTTTCTACACTATTAATAACCTATTCTATCTATATATTGGCATAATAGCAagatattcttttttaatataatagacAAATATGCTTCTAGATTATAAATCACAATCCATGTGACATTATGAGAATAATTGGTGGAATTTTGGACATTTAATCACCAACCAGACATCAATAGGTCAGCCCTATAAACATTGGAGCATGATTGTGGTCCACAGCTTATAATTTAGTTAACAAGACATTTTTGTTGATGACaactttaaaaagttttattaaaatggtaaatatttacataattaatgtaaatattaaaatggtaAGAATAATTATGCTTCCAATTTTTgcataaattaaatacattaattaCACTCAATTTCTTGGCAACCCAATCCCTGActctttcaattaaatattgaacTTTACTTGTAAAGTAAGTCATATGCTGCATTGCGTATTAAATTCATCATACAGGTGTGTGTGCAATGAAAAACACTTTATGTCAAGTTTAGATTTATGTTGTTTTATCTCATCagattttatgttgtttttagtCAAAGGTTGggtatattttcaaaatttaaatggagtttttattataatgctTATGActtgatataaaaacacaagcatataacacaaaaaaaaaaaaaaaaagaagtcgTGGATAGtagttatgttttatttatttagtacaTAAGTATTAGATAATAATCACAAAccaaaaaataagaatttgttTGGAATGATATATTTGTTCAGCAAACTATATTATACCAatcaaatttattctaaaaggataaagatatttagacaataatttttttacaatatttgaacatcatcttatatgtcattgtgtgattgatcCATGATGGTatcattgtgtcatttgaaccaatcacacaatgacacatatgatgatgttcaaatgttataaaaaatattgtctatgtatcattacccaTTCTAAAATTACACCATTACATTGATTCTCCTTAATATTTGTTACCCAAACCATattcaaatatgtttttctacTTGTTTTAGGGAAAACTCTTCCACGCATAACTTGATTTTCTTCACATAGATATGCCGAGGTCAACCTAAgcattgaatatttaaattgttaagcTCTTAATAGCCTAATAATGATGACTTTCGCTTCACTTTTGTTTGGTATGGCTTCAATGCAACATAGTTTTTTTGGTATGGTTTCAATGCAACAAATatctcaacaacaacaatatgtacaactaattatttacattttcaaaCTTGTCTTTACATTCCTTCACCAACCACGTTCAAGATATATGTTACTTTTTTAAtcacattttatctttttattcacaaatattGTACATTTCTATAATTACATTTATGAAAGacgaaataaaaataaatataaagtaataattgATAAAGAAGTTCAACTAATACTTACACTTACGTTTTTTGGTTGCTGCATATACCTtttattgaaagagaaaataatccACATAAACTCGATTTCTTTCCGTTTTCTTTCTTATTGTTGGCATGaatattacataataatatttatgcgTGATGTAAAGCATATAATTC
This genomic window contains:
- the LOC106754069 gene encoding uncharacterized protein LOC106754069, which gives rise to MESEIQRKIEETVLDILNKSNMEEATEFGIRLAASERLGIDLSDSISKHFVRSIVESYLLSIMANGKAEKKENVVSVDEETEVVKLKREDPERIICHLSNRRNVSVKAFRGTSLVSIREFYMKDGKLLPGCKGISLPSEQWSIFKESVPAIEEAILKMEGRMRLEVNGKQHEDGSKSVVAAAPLEPVVPVPPLEPIVPIEVVRFDGKNFHFWAQQMKSLLKQLKIEHVLIEPCPNAALGEGAKAEDIAAAKAAERRWLNDDVVCCRNILSHLSDPLFNQYVNRKMSSKELWEELKMVYLYEEFGTKRSQVKKYIEFQIVDEKTVIEQVRDLNGIADSIAASGIIIDDNFHVSVIISKLPPSWKNFCIRLLREEYLPFWKLMECIQVEEEFRCGVQRGGEHSYSMGFHPGSRGGGQRSVDYKPPGIWRNRP